In Xanthomonas theicola, a single genomic region encodes these proteins:
- a CDS encoding alpha-hydroxy acid oxidase, which translates to MRLLRLAEACGYRAIVVTVDAPVNGIRNAEQRAGFGVDAVDLRGFRMPRASAGPGQSPVFMGLLDDAPTWQDIRRLRRQTTLPLLLKGIMDGADAQHALDCGIDGIIVSHHGGRTLDTLPASLEGLPDIVQRVAGKVPVLIDGGIRHGTDVVKALALGADAVLIGRPYLYALAVAGPLGVAHLLTLLRAELEVAMTLTSRRTLDEIDAGTIRSA; encoded by the coding sequence GTGCGCCTGCTGCGGCTGGCCGAGGCTTGCGGCTATCGCGCCATCGTGGTGACCGTCGACGCGCCGGTGAACGGCATCCGCAACGCCGAGCAGCGCGCCGGCTTCGGCGTGGACGCGGTCGACCTGCGCGGCTTCAGGATGCCGCGCGCCAGCGCCGGCCCCGGCCAGAGCCCGGTGTTCATGGGCCTGCTGGACGACGCGCCGACCTGGCAGGACATCCGCCGGCTGCGGCGGCAAACCACCCTGCCGTTGCTGCTGAAAGGCATCATGGACGGCGCAGATGCACAGCACGCGCTGGACTGCGGCATCGACGGGATCATCGTGTCCCACCACGGCGGGCGGACGCTGGATACGCTGCCCGCCTCGCTCGAGGGGCTGCCGGACATCGTGCAGCGGGTCGCCGGAAAGGTCCCGGTGCTGATCGACGGCGGCATCCGCCACGGCACCGATGTCGTGAAGGCGCTCGCCCTCGGCGCCGATGCGGTGCTGATCGGGCGGCCCTACCTGTACGCGCTGGCGGTGGCCGGACCGCTCGGCGTCGCTCACCTGCTCACCCTGCTGCGCGCCGAGCTCGAAGTGGCCATGACCCTGACCAGCCGGCGCACGCTGGACGAGATCGACGCCGGCACGATCCGCTCGGCGTGA
- a CDS encoding TonB-dependent receptor translates to MTPRATPLASALLLAQPASDLAQSSDRTPDQATDLDRINVEQDRAPIASTPRFAAPLIDTPRSVGVIPQAVIQETAAATLLEALRTVPGITFGAGEGGNPNGDRPFIRGFDAESSIFVDGVRRSGSQSRETFAIDQIEVTKGPSSAHTGRGSVGGSINLVSKTAKRADFITGSMGVDTDDYARATVDINQTLGDSAAWRIAAMSQGNDIPDRGGPQNKRWGMAPSLAFGLGADTIASIGYSHLDTHNLPDSGLPDSNPFADNGDGSPIKVAHDTYYGCYRLRDRDFQRGKNDVGTIKPLP, encoded by the coding sequence ATGACACCTCGCGCGACCCCGCTCGCCTCGGCCTTGCTGCTGGCACAGCCCGCCTCCGACCTCGCCCAGAGCAGCGACCGGACGCCGGACCAGGCGACCGACCTGGATCGCATCAACGTCGAACAGGATCGCGCGCCCATCGCTTCCACGCCCAGGTTCGCCGCGCCGCTGATCGATACCCCGCGCTCGGTCGGCGTGATCCCGCAGGCGGTGATCCAGGAAACCGCCGCCGCCACGCTGCTGGAAGCGCTGCGCACCGTTCCCGGCATCACCTTCGGCGCCGGCGAAGGCGGCAATCCCAACGGGGATCGTCCGTTCATCCGCGGCTTCGACGCGGAAAGTTCGATCTTCGTCGATGGCGTGCGCCGCAGCGGCTCGCAAAGCCGCGAGACCTTCGCCATCGACCAGATCGAGGTGACCAAAGGGCCGAGTTCCGCCCATACCGGCCGCGGCTCGGTCGGCGGCAGCATCAATCTGGTGAGCAAGACCGCCAAGCGGGCCGACTTCATCACCGGCTCGATGGGCGTGGACACCGACGACTACGCCCGCGCCACCGTCGACATCAACCAGACGCTCGGCGACAGCGCGGCGTGGCGCATCGCGGCGATGTCCCAAGGCAACGACATTCCCGACCGCGGCGGCCCGCAGAACAAGCGCTGGGGCATGGCGCCCTCGCTGGCCTTCGGCCTGGGCGCCGACACGATCGCGTCGATCGGCTACTCCCATCTGGACACCCACAATCTGCCCGACAGCGGACTGCCCGACAGCAACCCCTTCGCCGACAACGGCGACGGCTCGCCGATCAAGGTCGCGCACGACACCTACTACGGCTGCTACCGCCTGCGCGACCGCGACTTCCAGCGCGGCAAGAACGACGTCGGCACGATCAAGCCGTTGCCATGA